ATCTTAAGACATACCGCGAGAATGCACCCAattatttttgcaaaaaagaaacatgacGTCGTACCGATTTTGGGGACACACCTTTTCAGCAGAATTGTTCGTTTATTACATCcatggaatgataacaatgaaaACGCTTATATTAGACACACCATGCAACACAACATTCGCAAACGAGAAGCTACCGAAAGGATACGAAAAACTACTCGAGTGATCTTAAGGCGGAACAGCATAAAGGAGAATAACAAATAAACCTCGGAACGAAGGAAAGGGCGGTACGATTCTAAGTCCACCGCACTCCATCTCCAGGAGACATTTTGCAATTAACCGCGATTGGCAATCATGTCATCCGGGTTGAACATTCCCTACGATGGAAACAATTCGGATTAATTATCTCGGTCATCTGTACGTATGCTGGTGAGCTTACCTTTGCGCGACGAAGAATGGAATCCTTGCTGGCATCGTACGGATGATCTTTAGATGGAATTTCAAGTACCGCAGGAGTTGGCGCTGTGTGCGCATCGATCACGTGACGAATCAACTCTGCATAGTTCTggttgatgaggatgatgtcgATATCGTCTCGTTTAATGAAGCGCTTAAAGCAATCTTCAATCTCACTAACAGCCGTGTCTGTAAATTAAGAAAGGATTTATGCTATCGTCCTTTCGCTTATGTTCTAGAAATCAAATCAAGCGCTTCTCGCTCCTCGGGGACTCACTTTTGTCCACGACCATGAAGTTCGGATGACGATTCTTGTTAATCTCGCCTACTCCTCCAAGCAAAAATCCCACGCAGGTGTCCTGGAAGAGAAGAATACGTGCTTACAAAATAGTATGGAAAGAGTAGTTTTGCAACTCAGTTCTCCATCATCTGATGCCTGATGGAAATCCTACAGAACCGGGCCTCACCTCATCGCCGATAACTGAAATCAGTTTTCCCTTCATTGCCGACAAAAGAGCCATTTTGATTTAAATCCGATTCGCACTGGGGCACacaaaatttgaaattccTAATCCGTATCCACAGGATTCTTTCGACGATGTTACgaagttttgtgttttgagaAAAACGTCACCTGACCGACGAGGGGGGCGAGGAATTCGACGATCAAGATTAATCGATTCTCCCTGTGATTCGTCGATTCACTAAGGCTGCATCCCCACACCTTTAGCTATCGCAACTAAAACTGAAAGGttgatctgttttttttgctcacaAACCCTGCATCAAATCCTGTTTCCTAAGTTGATGGGAAACAACCGCGATTAAATAGGCCTACTCGTGATACAAATTCAGGCGAGCTGTACATAAAAGTGTGGAAGCACCCTGTCCCAGTGTCGATGAAGTGAGAATTTTAAGACATTTTCTCATGCTCGCAGTGAGAGGCTCACGCTGTATCAACAAATCCAATATTTTCCGCTCAAAGTGTTTGCGAGTGCCGGCGTTGGTGAATTTATCAGTAAATTTCCATTTATTGAATGTGGTTACAGTAGTTCTACACCATGACGTCGATCATTAAACTGCATGCTGTATCCGGAGCGATGGATGAGTCACCTCCTTGCTACATCCTGCAGGTGGACGATGTGCGCTTCCTGTTAGACTGCGGCTGGGACGAGAAGTTTGACCAAGTTTTCATCAAAGAAATCAAGAAGTAAGTACCCTGCGAAGGCGGCTTATTGAAAGAACATGTTTGTCTAACGTTCCATTTTCGTTGATCCTTAGGTATGTGCATACCATCGATGCGGTGCTACTGTCGTACCCGGACGGCAGTCATTTGGGAGCGCTGCCGTATCTGGTGGGAAAGTTAGGACTGAATTGCCCGATCTACGCAACAATTCCCGTGTACAAAATGGGTCAAATGTTTATGTACGACATGTTCATGTCGCATTACAACATGCATGACTTTGATCTCTTTTCCCTCGACGACGTGGATGCGGCGTTCGACAAGATCGTGCAACTGAAGTACAACCAAAGCGTCGCGATGAAGGGCAAGGGCTATGGCATCACGATAACTCCGTTACCAGCCGGTCACCTCGTCGGCGGCACAATTTGGAAGATAGTGAAAGTCGGCGAAGAGGATATTGTGTACGCGACGGATTTCAATCATAAGAAGGAACGACACTTGAACGGGTGCGAGCTAGAGAAGCTACAGCGACCGTCGCTGCTCATTACGGATGCCTACAATGCTCGCTACCAACAGGCTCGCCGGCGTGCCCGGGACGAAAAGTTCATGACCAACATCCTGCAAACACTTCGCAACAATGGTAACGTGCTTGTGACGGTGGATACGGCAGGTCGTGTCTTGGAGCTGGCACACATGCTGGACCAGCTGTGGAAGAACAAGGAATCGGGCTTAATGGCTTACTCGCTGGCGTTACTGACCAATGTTAGCTACAATGTGGTCGAATTTGCAAAGAGCCAAATAGAATGGATGAGCGACAAGTTGATGAAAAGTTTCGAGGGTGCTCGGAACAACCCCTTTACCTTCAAGCATCTGCGGCTTTGCCACACGATGGCTGATCTGGCCAAGGTTCCCAGTCCTAAAGTGGTGCTGGCTAGTTCGGCCGATATGGAGAGTGGTTTCTCGCGGGAACTATTCATCCAATGGGCACCGCAGGCCACAAACAGCATCATTATCACGAACCGTTCGTCGCCGGGAACTCTGGCTCGCGACCTCATCGATAACGGTGGCAATGGGCGTAAGATTGAGATGGACGTTCGGCGTAGGGTGGAATTGGAGGGTGCGGAGTTGGAAGAGTATATGCGAACGGAGGGCGAAAAGCTAAACCGATCGATCAAGAAACGCGATCTGGACGAAAGCAGCTCCGACTCTGATGACGAACTGGAGATGAACGTTATTACGGGGAAACACGATATCGTGGTGCGTCCGGAAGGGCGCTCGCACACTGGATTTTTCAAATCAAGTAAAAAACATTATGCCATGTTTCCCTTCCACGAGGAAAAGATCAAGTACGATGAGTACGGAGAAATTATACAGCCAGAAGACTATCGTATGGTGGATCTTGGCCCTGAAACCAACGGGGATGATAACAAGGAGAACGGCATCAAGACGGAAGACGTCAAAAAGGAGAAAGACGAGGATGTGACGTTGCTAGACAAACCGACCAAGTGTGTTCAGTCGCGGAAAACCATCGAAGTGCACGCTCAGGTTCAATTCATCGATTTTGAAGGTCGTTCGGATGGCGAATCGTTGCTCAAAATTCTCTCACAATTGCGCCCGCGACGTGTCATAGTGGTGCGCGGATCGGCCGCCAACACGGCACACATTGCAGAGCACTGCCAGCAGAATATTGGTGCCCGTGTGTTCACCCCCAATCGAGGCGAGATCATCGATGCCACTACGGAAACCCACATCTATCAGGTACGCCTGACGGAAGCATTAGTCTCGCAGCTCGAGTTTCAGAAGGGTAAAGATGCGGAGGTCGCCTGGGTGGACGCACAGATCGTTATACGAAACAAGCGAATCGATACAGTGGCTGAGAAGGATGCCAGCGGTACTGGTGCGGCACTATCGGCCAATCCAGTGACAGGAGCTGCATCCATAGCGACTGACTCCGCAATGGACGTTGATGAGGTGGATGTGTTGGAGGATAAGCTAGATAAGCGTATCCTGACGCTCGAACCAATGGTCCCCGAAGAGCTCCCACCGCACAACCCTGTGTTTATTAACGAGCTAAAGCTGATTGACTTTAAGCAAGTGCTGATGCGCAGCAACATTACATCCGAGTTTTCTGGTGGCGTGCTTTGGTGCAGCAATGGTACTGTGGCCCTAAGACGAGTTGACACCGGTCGAGTCACGATTGAGGGTTGCATTTCTGAGGATTATTACAAAATACGAGAGCTTCTTTATGAGCAGTATGCAATTATTTAATAAACCCCAATTAAACCGCTAAAATTCATTGTGAATCTTTCAAATACGTCATCCATTTGTATCAGGAAATATGTCTTCAGCCAGGCATGGGGGTGTCCTCTTTAGACTTGCTAGGACTCCGAGGAAGAGCAAGGTGAGTAAGAATCAATCCTTCTCCAATGTCGAATCCTTCTTCGTCAAATATTCGAACCTGCCAGGGGGTTTTGTTGTCTCTATAAAAGAATCAaaatttacacatttttcctGAAATCATCGTGCACAAGAGTTACTTACATGATTAGGGCATCGATTACTTTGTCGACCAGCacttgctgtagctgctggaTTGCTTCGACATGGCCGGGCTTCACAGAGCAGGCATTTGCTATTTGGCAGATTACCGCTTGAGCGGGAACGTAGCTGAAGGAGTTTTCCCAAACTCTTAGGTCACTCAGGTCAACGGTAGCTGTATTGCCGTAGTCCACGTAGAATACTGTGACCGTGTCATCGAAAATATCGACAACCTTAGCCCTGTACCAAGCTTGTTCGAACATGGCTAACACCATCTCACCGAGACCTGAATCCAATAGGAGAGAGTGTAAATGTTAGCGGGGCTGCTAGACAGACTTACCATCGATTGTTCATAAATGAAGTACTTGGCATACGCCTGAACACTTTGTATTGGCCTACAGTGTTCAGGCTGTTTATGTCGTGGTGTAGCTTAGCAATGACCGAAGTTTCTCCGCTATCCGGTATTACATGGGCGTAAAACTGGTCAACATCGACAACGAACGTTGGCATCAGCTTCACTAAGTTTGAAAGCGCTGGCAACTCCATCTGTGCCCTCACTTCTAGAGGAACTTCATCGCGGTCTAGCGTCCACCCATTTTCATCCATCTCTACGTGGCGTTGTCGACAGTTGCTCCCTTTGAAGCACTGCTTGGTTTGTGGGTTGTAATATTTACAGATCTTAACGTCATCCTGCGGTACATAACCCAGTATTGCCTTCGTGGCATTGGTTGTGCTTTCGGGTATGGAGTACCAAATGTCGAGTTCTTCTTCCGTAGGATTCTGTAATGGATTCCGCTCTTGTGTGGTGACTTTTTTATCCACAAATCTCACCCTCAGCACATCATTGCTTTCGACACGAACAATTCGGAATGACTGTCGTTTATATTTTTCCAACGATTCTGAATCGTCTGGTCCAGCATCTAAGACACATTTTATGGCCGCTGCGGGAATATCATGAAACGGGGCCGGAACACGTGCAATTTTGAGATTGTCGTCGTACGGAAACGTTTCTCCCGTATCTATCAGATAGATCGCGAAACGTTCGTTTGTTCCATCGTTGATCCCGACGGAAGACGCGGTTTTGCGGACTGCACGGAACCAGAGACCATCCAGCTTAACGATAAACACTTTTCTCTCCGATACCGGAATTCTCTGCAACGAATGATCAACGTTCTCTTGCATGGCTGAGAACAGACTCAAAACACGTTCTTGATCAACATTTAATGCATGGAACGAACTGGGCAGTGTGTCCGAGATGGAGGTAACTAGTAGGTCTATAATCTGATCCGGTTCATCTGTGAAAATAGCGGAACATATGAAAGGTTAAGAATCAAAGTGCAAAGCCCGT
The sequence above is a segment of the Anopheles darlingi chromosome 2, idAnoDarlMG_H_01, whole genome shotgun sequence genome. Coding sequences within it:
- the LOC125949784 gene encoding V-type proton ATPase subunit F; translated protein: MALLSAMKGKLISVIGDEDTCVGFLLGGVGEINKNRHPNFMVVDKNTAVSEIEDCFKRFIKRDDIDIILINQNYAELIRHVIDAHTAPTPAVLEIPSKDHPYDASKDSILRRAKGMFNPDDMIANRG
- the LOC125949733 gene encoding uncharacterized protein LOC125949733; the encoded protein is MNEISSRTSSNNAKMENDKHKQLWETSVEFLTKQIGFAQVIQQAMLAKSKHMGSTVFNDKETSANKMIRDRFKPAHEELLQMCKSVQSFVCDWQMLLIEDAEESDGEPNTDNQYSTVDDGPDFIKSVTNYEPDQIIDLLVTSISDTLPSSFHALNVDQERVLSLFSAMQENVDHSLQRIPVSERKVFIVKLDGLWFRAVRKTASSVGINDGTNERFAIYLIDTGETFPYDDNLKIARVPAPFHDIPAAAIKCVLDAGPDDSESLEKYKRQSFRIVRVESNDVLRVRFVDKKVTTQERNPLQNPTEEELDIWYSIPESTTNATKAILGYVPQDDVKICKYYNPQTKQCFKGSNCRQRHVEMDENGWTLDRDEVPLEVRAQMELPALSNLVKLMPTFVVDVDQFYAHVIPDSGETSVIAKLHHDINSLNTVGQYKVFRRMPSLGEMVLAMFEQAWYRAKVVDIFDDTVTVFYVDYGNTATVDLSDLRVWENSFSYVPAQAVICQIANACSVKPGHVEAIQQLQQVLVDKVIDALIIDNKTPWQVRIFDEEGFDIGEGLILTHLALPRSPSKSKEDTPMPG
- the LOC125949718 gene encoding probable cleavage and polyadenylation specificity factor subunit 2, whose translation is MTSIIKLHAVSGAMDESPPCYILQVDDVRFLLDCGWDEKFDQVFIKEIKKYVHTIDAVLLSYPDGSHLGALPYLVGKLGLNCPIYATIPVYKMGQMFMYDMFMSHYNMHDFDLFSLDDVDAAFDKIVQLKYNQSVAMKGKGYGITITPLPAGHLVGGTIWKIVKVGEEDIVYATDFNHKKERHLNGCELEKLQRPSLLITDAYNARYQQARRRARDEKFMTNILQTLRNNGNVLVTVDTAGRVLELAHMLDQLWKNKESGLMAYSLALLTNVSYNVVEFAKSQIEWMSDKLMKSFEGARNNPFTFKHLRLCHTMADLAKVPSPKVVLASSADMESGFSRELFIQWAPQATNSIIITNRSSPGTLARDLIDNGGNGRKIEMDVRRRVELEGAELEEYMRTEGEKLNRSIKKRDLDESSSDSDDELEMNVITGKHDIVVRPEGRSHTGFFKSSKKHYAMFPFHEEKIKYDEYGEIIQPEDYRMVDLGPETNGDDNKENGIKTEDVKKEKDEDVTLLDKPTKCVQSRKTIEVHAQVQFIDFEGRSDGESLLKILSQLRPRRVIVVRGSAANTAHIAEHCQQNIGARVFTPNRGEIIDATTETHIYQVRLTEALVSQLEFQKGKDAEVAWVDAQIVIRNKRIDTVAEKDASGTGAALSANPVTGAASIATDSAMDVDEVDVLEDKLDKRILTLEPMVPEELPPHNPVFINELKLIDFKQVLMRSNITSEFSGGVLWCSNGTVALRRVDTGRVTIEGCISEDYYKIRELLYEQYAII